From the genome of Pseudomonas sp. WJP1:
GTCGCCTTTGGTGACGTTGCCGTTGGCATCTTTTGCATTCACTTCCCACAACGACGACCAGCAGCCGACATCGCTCCAACCCGCCGTCAGCGGCACAACGCAAGCGCGCTGGGTTTTTTCCATCACCGAGTAGTCGATGGAATTGTCCGGGCAGCAGGCGAAGGTGGCTTCGTCGATGCTCACGGTGTCGGCGTCCTGGGCGCTGCGTTCCAGGGTCAGCAGGCAGGTGTCGTAGATGTCCGGGTCGTGCTTTTTCAGCTCTTCGAGGAAGCGGCTGGCGCGGAACAGGAACATGCCGCTGTTCCAGAAGTAACCGCCGGACTGCACATACTCGGTGGCGCGTTTGACGTCCGGTTTTTCCACGAAGTGCGATACGCGGCTGACGCCCTCGGGCAGCAGCGAATCGTTGGTCGACTTGATGTAGCCGTAACCGGTTTCCGGTTTGGTGGCCGGTACGCCGAACAGCACCATCTCACCGTTTTCGGCGGCGACGGTGGCCAGGGCCAAGGCGCGTTGCAGGGCTTTCTGGTCTTCCAGCACGTGGTCGGCCGGCAGCACCAGCATCAGTTCATCACGGCCTTCGTTGACCAGCATCATCGCGGTCAGGGCCACGGCCGGCGCGGTGTTGCGGCCGAACGGTTCCATCAGGATGCGCTGGGTTTCGAGTTTGCGCGCGGTCAACTGCTCGTTGACGATGAAACGGTGGTCCTTGTTGCAGACCACGATCGGCGTGTCCATGCCTTCGAACACCAGGCGTTCCAGGGTTTGCTGGAACAGGGTGTGTTCGCCGGTCAGGGCCAGGAACTGTTTTGGGAACTGCTTACGGGAAAGCGGCCAAAGACGTGAGCCACTACCACCTGACAAGATCACCGGAATCATGTTGTTACTCCTTGAAAATCGTTTGGTTAGAGCTACGAACGCTGTGTCGTTTCACTCTTGTTTTTGTTCCGTGTCCCGACTGACACCTCGGTCCTTGTGGGAGCTGGCTTGCCAGCGATGGCGGTCTCAAGGGCCTCATCGCGGGCAAGCCCGCTCCCACAGGAATCGGGTCAGCCGGAAAAATGTATTAGCGCGTCGACACCGGGCGTTTTACCCAGACCGGCGACAGGCTGCTGCCGCTGCCGGTGACGTACAGCACCGCAGCTTCACCGCGTTCCAGGGCGACTGGCTTCACGTCGCCGACTTTCGTTGCACCATCGTATAGCGCGAGGCTGACTTTCACCGGGTTGATTTCACGCTCGCCACGGCCCTTGGCGGCCACGTTCGGCACCACGTCGGTCTTGCCGTCGGCGGTTTTCAGGGTCAGCGCCTTGTCGCTGAGGTTCTGCACGCGTACCAGGGATTTCTGCTTGTTCTTGAACGGTGGCTCTTCAATCAGTTGCGGCGCGCCGCTGGCGTTGTTGACCAGCGTGTAATAGTGGTCGCCGGCCAGTTTCACCGGCAGGGTCTGGCTGCCGACCTTGGCGCTGTAGTCACCGCCCGGCATGAAGCTGAAGTCGCTGCTGGACAACGGCGCGACATCGCTCAGGTTGGTGCTGCCGACGGTGGCGCTGACTTCGGCGTTGCTGGCGTTATAGATGCGCACGAAGGACGAGCCTTTCGGCGCGGTCGGGCCATACAGCGCGGCGTCGCCAGCGGCGAACGCTTGCATCGAAAGCACGCTCATACCAGCAACCAGAGCAAAAGTCTTGGCGAGACGACGAGGAGTAGTCTTGAAAGTCATGGTAGTACCTCTCTCTTTCAGTTTTGCGCCCGGTCGGGCGTCTCGGATTTAGCGTTAATGGCTACGTTTTGTTGGCGGGCGCCGGCTTGTTTAAGCTCTGCGACCCACTGCGGGTCGGCGTCGCCGATTTCGTTGTTCACAGGCAGATAGCGTTCCGGAAACTCCCAGATCAGCACTTGTGGCGGGCTGTTCTTGAAAGCGTCGCTTTTGAGGTAGCTGAGCATCGGCAGGATCGGGCCGTGGCCGTCTTCGGCGTAACTGACCACGTCGCTGCGCAGGGCTTGTTTCAGCGCGCCGACGAAGTTCCAGTTCGGGTTGGCGCTGTAGCTGGTGCCGATCAGCGCAACCGGTACTTCGGTGTTGGCGAACAGTGCGTCGTCGCCGGCCGGCTGGCCTTCAGCGGCAACCGTGTTGCGCTTCTGCAGAGGCTCTTGTGCCGGCATCAGATTTTCGAACAGCGGGTCCAGTGGAAGGAACAGACGCAGGTCGCCCTTGTGGGTGATTTTTTCCGCAGGCTCGGTGACGAAGTCTTGCGGATCGCCGCTCAGCGGGTACTTGTCGGCAATGGTCTTGGCCAGGCGGTTGGCGGCGATCTCGGCGCCTTCCGGGGTCCAGTGGGTGTCGGTACGCAGGAACACTTGCTTGCCGTCGTTTTTGGCCGCTTGCAAGGGGCCCAGCAAATCAGGGGCTAGGATGCGGTCGGCGGCCAGGCGCTTGTGGAAGTCCTGGTAGAGGTTGGCGTGGATGCTGGCCGGTTTCGCCTCACCCAGGTGTTCCGGGTACAGGCGCACCTTGGCCGGAACCACCGCCATCACCAGTTTCACGCCTTTGTCTTTCAGGGTCTGGCGCACGCCTTCGACCAGGGCGTAGTTGCCCTGCAGGTTCAGCTCTTCGTTGACGACCGGATGGAATTCTTCATCGCTGTACAGCCACTGGTCGCGACCGAGGACAACGCCCGGACGACCCTCGTTGAACAACTTGAAGTCCAGCGCGGCCCAGAGGTTGGTACCCAGGCGCTTGATCGGGAACTCGTCGTCGTAGTGCGTCTCCACGGCTTTGGTCCAGCGGCCGTTGAGCACCGTCGCATCGGCGTTGGTGCTGAAGCCCAGGAAGCTGCGAACCGACCACAGGCCCAGGGCCAGCAGCGTCATCAGGAACAGGGCGATGTAGAAGATGCGTAATGAGCGGGTCATGGTCAGATCCCTCAGAACTGGAAGTAAAGGAACGGCGAGAAGCTTTGCGCCGAAAGTTTGAGAATCGAGGCGATGAACAGCAGCAGCACCAGGGCACGCATTGCGTAACGCGACCAGTCAGCGGTCCAGTAGGACGGTTGCACCTGGGCTTCAACGCCAACGGTGTAGCCTGGCTGGTGGATGCTGGCCGGGTTATCCCCAGGCACGGCCTTGATCGTGCCGGCTGTTGCGGCGGCCGGGCCGTCGGTATCGACGTTGACCGCAGGCTTGGTCTTGACCGGTGGCTGATTGCTGTAGAAATCGCGCAGGCCGAAGAACGCCAGGGTCACGTAGGCCACGATCAGCGTCGCCACTTGCAGGCCGGTGAGGCTGGCCTGGTTGAGTTCCGACAGCGACCAGTCGCCGAAGCTGAACATCGCGCCGTACATGCGCCCGGCCACGTGCAGGTTTTCCGCGCGGAAGATCACCCAGCCCATCACCACCAGCAGGAAGGTCAGTGCCCAGCGGATCGGGTTGAAGCTGCGCGGCGAAGTGTTCAGGCCGATGGCTTTCTCGATCGCCAGCCACATGCCGTGCCATGCACCCCAGACGATGTAGGTGATGTTCGCGCCGTGCCACAGGCCACCGAGCAGCATGGTCAGGAACAGGTTGCGATAGGTGGTCAGCGTGCCTTTGCGGTTACCGCCCAGGGTGATGTACAGGTAGTCACGCAGCCAGGTCGACAGGCTGATGTGCCAGCGACGCCAGAACTCGGTGATCGACTGGCTGATGTACGGCTGCTTGAAGTTTTCCAT
Proteins encoded in this window:
- a CDS encoding mannose-1-phosphate guanylyltransferase/mannose-6-phosphate isomerase, with translation MIPVILSGGSGSRLWPLSRKQFPKQFLALTGEHTLFQQTLERLVFEGMDTPIVVCNKDHRFIVNEQLTARKLETQRILMEPFGRNTAPAVALTAMMLVNEGRDELMLVLPADHVLEDQKALQRALALATVAAENGEMVLFGVPATKPETGYGYIKSTNDSLLPEGVSRVSHFVEKPDVKRATEYVQSGGYFWNSGMFLFRASRFLEELKKHDPDIYDTCLLTLERSAQDADTVSIDEATFACCPDNSIDYSVMEKTQRACVVPLTAGWSDVGCWSSLWEVNAKDANGNVTKGDVVIQDSKNCMIHGNGKLVSVIGLENIVVVETKDAMMIAHKDKVQGVKQMVNTLNEQGRSETQNHCEVYRPWGSYDSVDMGGRFQVKHISVKPGACLSLQMHHHRAEHWIVVSGTAEVTCDENVFLLTENQSTYIPIASVHRLRNPGKIPLEIIEVQSGSYLGEDDIERFEDIYGRTAPIERGVSVKTIAQ
- a CDS encoding alginate O-acetyltransferase AlgF, which gives rise to MTFKTTPRRLAKTFALVAGMSVLSMQAFAAGDAALYGPTAPKGSSFVRIYNASNAEVSATVGSTNLSDVAPLSSSDFSFMPGGDYSAKVGSQTLPVKLAGDHYYTLVNNASGAPQLIEEPPFKNKQKSLVRVQNLSDKALTLKTADGKTDVVPNVAAKGRGEREINPVKVSLALYDGATKVGDVKPVALERGEAAVLYVTGSGSSLSPVWVKRPVSTR
- a CDS encoding alginate O-acetyltransferase; the protein is MTRSLRIFYIALFLMTLLALGLWSVRSFLGFSTNADATVLNGRWTKAVETHYDDEFPIKRLGTNLWAALDFKLFNEGRPGVVLGRDQWLYSDEEFHPVVNEELNLQGNYALVEGVRQTLKDKGVKLVMAVVPAKVRLYPEHLGEAKPASIHANLYQDFHKRLAADRILAPDLLGPLQAAKNDGKQVFLRTDTHWTPEGAEIAANRLAKTIADKYPLSGDPQDFVTEPAEKITHKGDLRLFLPLDPLFENLMPAQEPLQKRNTVAAEGQPAGDDALFANTEVPVALIGTSYSANPNWNFVGALKQALRSDVVSYAEDGHGPILPMLSYLKSDAFKNSPPQVLIWEFPERYLPVNNEIGDADPQWVAELKQAGARQQNVAINAKSETPDRAQN
- a CDS encoding MBOAT family O-acyltransferase, translating into MVFSSNVFLFLFLPIFLGLYYLSGQRYRNLLLLIASYMFYAWWRVDFLALFAAVTLWNYWIGLKVGAAGVRTKPAQRWLLLGVAVDLCILGYFKYANFGVDSINAMMTSVGLSPFILTHVLLPIGISFYIFESISYIIDVYRGDTPATRNLIDFAAFVAIFPHLIAGPVLRFRDLADQFNNRTHTLDKFSEGCTRFMQGFIKKVFIADTLAVVADHCFALQNPTTGDAWLGALAYTAQLYFDFSGYSDMAIGLGLMMGFRFMENFKQPYISQSITEFWRRWHISLSTWLRDYLYITLGGNRKGTLTTYRNLFLTMLLGGLWHGANITYIVWGAWHGMWLAIEKAIGLNTSPRSFNPIRWALTFLLVVMGWVIFRAENLHVAGRMYGAMFSFGDWSLSELNQASLTGLQVATLIVAYVTLAFFGLRDFYSNQPPVKTKPAVNVDTDGPAAATAGTIKAVPGDNPASIHQPGYTVGVEAQVQPSYWTADWSRYAMRALVLLLFIASILKLSAQSFSPFLYFQF